In Streptomyces sp. NBC_00878, a single window of DNA contains:
- a CDS encoding SUKH-4 family immunity protein, protein MVRLYGRENVYTATPEDADRFGLSPADSDFLVHVGLPRHAPPFFTTQVEGGPDFLEVIDFTTSEGEQRELVVGGPPGDPEMRFSLDVNEGFITLAVLRGDDSHGEIVNNSLGDFIEFIYRIDEHARRVAGDPSVREESLQELSAHLRSIDQFSFERADDWWAVALHLLAGGGIDI, encoded by the coding sequence TTGGTCCGGCTCTACGGAAGGGAGAACGTCTACACCGCGACTCCCGAGGACGCCGACAGGTTTGGGCTTTCCCCTGCCGATTCTGATTTCCTTGTGCACGTCGGGCTGCCGCGTCATGCTCCTCCGTTCTTCACCACTCAAGTCGAAGGTGGGCCGGATTTCCTGGAGGTAATCGACTTCACAACGTCCGAAGGAGAGCAGAGGGAACTCGTTGTCGGTGGGCCTCCCGGAGACCCTGAGATGCGATTCTCGCTCGATGTGAACGAGGGTTTTATCACGCTGGCCGTTCTGCGTGGCGACGACTCGCACGGTGAGATCGTGAACAATTCCCTTGGTGACTTCATTGAATTCATCTATCGCATCGATGAGCACGCGAGGCGTGTGGCCGGCGATCCATCGGTGAGGGAGGAATCGCTCCAGGAGTTGTCGGCTCACCTCAGGAGTATCGATCAGTTCTCCTTCGAGAGGGCTGACGACTGGTGGGCTGTGGCCCTCCACCTCTTGGCGGGTGGTGGCATCGACATCTGA
- a CDS encoding DUF4157 domain-containing protein, which yields MSGNSQTQDGRSEQAAEQRRRKRKERAAKARTPEPKDVVSGAGQPLDVGVRRELEEQLGHDLSRVRLHTGRDAGQLTELLGADAVAVGQDIFFREGAYRPGTADGQRLLAHELLHTVQNPDGLGALRAGRDLGAVSLPQQAIEREAESAAQDLAQDLVRPAAAQEAVPREAASRVEEGQATPGWLRYATVDADRNRLEQIDPATLVDRLTNSVVRSLRGDPEDRSKRTRRQLARLPEELLDGVLDRLEDRLLGSEHDRVLDLVEEIEADGDLPEETDSYDAPAVEPDAVEELRVERESEQRSADEEQVREQRPAPAPVPEKDQAEQETVPGSTPQNGGTAHDGTTPQGAGAPRDRQGEQPPVGDAEQRPGTEAGGGSEASPSGVRQPENSAAQQSSPPQGEKATGAAAAAQQADGGKQAQGGAKAQGSEKAGGEQDKKAAAKEESGKEGTDQQGTPTASKEESAAKNRPGAAEQFVAGQQLKKEDKGGSEKPSGSPGAAGQDTQLPGRASRLDGVRNQDLEGPEDKTDEDPFGAGGESEVEVGGEEKSAWDVKLQPDDFLPEQDLDVSGIPTADNFAPSSANSAQAPSFPAPPVTKADKVQAEREVEDAEDEAAETEPDEDSTDASAESEPSVETEGGPGDDRFGGPDAERASESRPGRTSKDPKSGDDPKAGPVVAQTTVQEALGKTEGGKAETGGAAKEPAAKEEKGTPAAGDKAGAAQEKGSQQAVAGKAAAPETAGKGEQPKGAGASGGAGQSAPADRTEPTDHAKTPSPSRDSHVTGGSNADRPGSSTSGVQSGASSDTDRPSQEEAPRSQAPESNESAPAPKAAEAPAPERTSAAKEERAPEAAASKAAPAPKAPRGGGGGGRVGKPSAKGKGKKDSGPAPNLSQVSPEAGLSTAAKLKPHKALQAMGGVGGAVDRTVGDEHKQLASAPPSMERPAGAPQTLEGKPKADAPAQYSQDPAKKSDAPEQEKAEAKGEKKPEGQIEAEKAEEPGGWDTFMMGLGFVGGKLVNGVASLFGADEPVVDPQELAAKFAGLPTKDDALKEAQAGNAPGVEMKGAAESKAGEQGQAVDALGQETVATGRDDAGRPMGENQVYPDAPKEQLQGKVPGQEGGKGGGGPGGGASTGAVPAEAASEVAEHDRGPQVQAAFSQGQKGVSESRQTKDRDFRDSQQKHKRQVDGEVGKNTATQTGERAKAEAEVGGQRTDWRKEQDEELKKLGTKKTDRHDKVRKDVKEREDKTDDDVTKEKTDSDKKIQDKATQAESDAKNKTDTAAEDSGNWISKAFDWIKQKVIEIKNAIVRIIRAARDAVVNFIKNFKENVERWINEARKFIVDAVKNLINDLIEFAKAMVKAIVELANRIRKFITDLIAAAIAFVTKLAARLKQIITDLLNAIAKVLSDILNILKKMLMDVIKAVVDAVKTVLEYASKLLGALGEFMMIAVDFLSDPGGWLGGAKNSAVDGAKNHLFREVQAAVKQWFQSKIEEIIGVPKAILDKLIKGGFTLEKILKETWDAVVPMLPFIIGEIVITKVIAKLIPGPGWVMAVIDAVRTAIGALSEILRAMGAVITWLKAVRQGGAGILFAKAVAAGIVALLELAYEALLSGIGKYVAKVGRRLKGVAMNLGKEKPGTGGGKSPAGQGSDDRGGDRKGQAPQPGAGAKPSSGTPATRPTATSPRPGGTPDPKRPTPSAPKRPTTSGPAKDGTKDGTKDGSGTPKAPADGRKPTGNDTNGRPKDKEDDKPDTRPTSSQKPKPQPTPQPKPKPEPDTRPRAKGDAPGKPKEGADSKPKAEDKTPDKPKDQDPNRPKGDGKDPAGKPKKDGKPKTDGKDVPGKPKSGKDTPGKPRPRPGIKGPGGRGPDKSGPGRPKSRQDKDKQKKDEDSKESKDARLAKIVARLRPRIDRMTAKGVKQFPFKAALTAWKSWYRLTDLRADPSSHFSVIATLNPTASVTQATRAKLQALLDQDPERQKRLEHALGIRDFEDWILFKGDETEQQFISKMRIMLQRLDESEQRNLNDKVLQRIRAAERDVQNGLHEEDGSEITEGARPRRNETDENQQYEEETPKPPTKEYSNAYSKVRDNASFQEQKARRRAGQPGADPDPTLTRRDATIRRLSTYDRIGFTRKALAIKRASRDNRAYMQPASPRYDSIRFTGTPQEHEEARDDARRIGDLTRDFKTLVRTRATRDLADKDFKKNVEARLKEMDVDHVIDLQLGGIDTYKNFYLLDSHTNQDMGSKLYLEVKDSPNGSLINISVEW from the coding sequence GTGAGCGGCAACTCCCAGACCCAGGACGGTCGTTCGGAACAGGCTGCCGAACAGCGTCGCCGCAAGCGCAAGGAGCGCGCCGCCAAGGCCCGTACACCCGAGCCGAAGGACGTCGTCAGCGGCGCCGGACAGCCTCTCGACGTCGGCGTACGCAGGGAGTTGGAGGAGCAGCTCGGTCACGACCTCAGCCGCGTACGGCTGCACACCGGGCGGGACGCCGGACAGTTGACCGAGTTGCTGGGCGCGGACGCGGTCGCGGTCGGCCAGGACATCTTCTTCCGTGAGGGCGCCTACCGTCCCGGTACGGCGGATGGCCAACGCCTGCTTGCCCACGAGCTGTTGCACACCGTGCAGAACCCGGACGGCCTCGGCGCGTTGCGCGCCGGGCGCGACCTGGGTGCGGTGAGCCTGCCGCAGCAGGCCATCGAGCGCGAGGCGGAGTCGGCCGCCCAGGACCTCGCCCAAGACCTCGTACGTCCTGCCGCCGCGCAGGAAGCCGTTCCGCGGGAAGCCGCTTCCCGGGTGGAGGAGGGCCAGGCCACGCCCGGCTGGCTGCGGTACGCCACTGTCGACGCCGACCGGAACCGGCTGGAGCAGATCGACCCCGCCACTCTCGTCGACCGGCTGACGAACTCGGTCGTGCGCTCGCTGCGCGGCGACCCGGAGGACCGCTCGAAGCGCACGCGCAGGCAACTCGCGCGGCTGCCGGAGGAGTTGCTGGACGGTGTCCTCGACCGTCTGGAGGACCGGTTGCTCGGCTCCGAGCACGACCGGGTGCTCGACCTGGTCGAGGAGATCGAGGCCGACGGGGATCTTCCGGAGGAGACGGACTCGTACGACGCCCCGGCCGTCGAGCCGGACGCGGTCGAGGAACTGCGGGTCGAGCGGGAGAGCGAGCAGCGCTCCGCGGACGAGGAGCAGGTCCGCGAACAGCGGCCCGCCCCGGCGCCCGTTCCGGAGAAGGACCAGGCCGAGCAGGAGACCGTTCCCGGCAGCACCCCGCAGAACGGCGGCACCGCGCACGACGGCACGACGCCGCAGGGTGCGGGTGCGCCGCGCGACCGGCAGGGGGAGCAGCCGCCCGTCGGGGACGCGGAGCAGCGGCCGGGCACCGAAGCCGGGGGCGGTAGTGAGGCTTCGCCTTCCGGGGTGCGGCAGCCGGAGAACTCGGCGGCGCAGCAGTCGTCCCCGCCCCAGGGCGAGAAGGCCACGGGTGCGGCGGCGGCCGCTCAGCAGGCGGACGGCGGCAAGCAGGCGCAGGGCGGTGCGAAGGCGCAGGGCAGTGAGAAGGCTGGCGGGGAGCAGGACAAGAAAGCCGCCGCGAAGGAGGAGAGCGGTAAGGAAGGCACCGACCAGCAGGGGACGCCGACCGCCTCCAAGGAGGAGTCCGCCGCCAAGAACCGTCCGGGCGCGGCCGAGCAGTTCGTCGCGGGCCAGCAGCTGAAGAAGGAGGACAAGGGCGGTTCGGAGAAGCCCTCGGGTTCGCCCGGGGCGGCGGGCCAGGACACCCAGCTGCCGGGAAGGGCGAGCAGGCTCGACGGCGTACGCAACCAGGATCTCGAAGGCCCCGAGGACAAGACCGACGAGGACCCGTTCGGCGCCGGCGGCGAGTCGGAGGTCGAGGTCGGGGGCGAGGAGAAGAGCGCCTGGGACGTCAAGCTTCAGCCGGACGACTTCCTGCCGGAGCAGGACCTCGATGTGTCCGGGATCCCCACCGCGGACAACTTCGCCCCGTCCTCCGCCAACTCCGCCCAAGCGCCGTCGTTCCCCGCGCCCCCGGTGACCAAGGCCGACAAGGTGCAGGCGGAGCGGGAGGTGGAGGACGCGGAGGACGAGGCGGCCGAGACCGAACCTGACGAGGACAGCACCGACGCGTCCGCCGAGTCCGAGCCGTCGGTGGAGACGGAGGGCGGACCGGGCGATGACCGGTTCGGCGGACCCGATGCCGAACGGGCCTCGGAGTCCCGGCCGGGCCGGACGTCGAAGGACCCCAAGAGCGGCGACGACCCGAAGGCCGGGCCGGTCGTGGCGCAGACGACGGTGCAGGAGGCGCTCGGCAAGACCGAGGGTGGCAAGGCCGAGACCGGCGGCGCGGCCAAGGAGCCTGCCGCAAAGGAGGAGAAGGGCACTCCCGCCGCGGGCGACAAGGCGGGGGCGGCGCAGGAGAAGGGCTCTCAGCAGGCGGTCGCCGGCAAGGCCGCGGCGCCGGAGACCGCCGGCAAGGGGGAGCAGCCCAAGGGCGCGGGTGCGTCGGGCGGGGCGGGCCAGAGCGCGCCTGCGGACAGGACCGAGCCGACGGACCACGCGAAGACACCGTCGCCGTCGCGCGACTCGCACGTCACCGGCGGGTCCAATGCCGACAGGCCGGGCAGCTCGACCAGTGGCGTGCAGAGCGGTGCCTCGTCCGACACTGACCGCCCGTCCCAGGAAGAGGCCCCGCGCTCGCAGGCTCCGGAGTCCAACGAGTCCGCACCCGCGCCGAAGGCGGCCGAGGCTCCGGCGCCGGAGCGCACGTCCGCTGCGAAGGAGGAGCGGGCGCCCGAGGCCGCAGCCTCCAAGGCGGCTCCCGCACCGAAGGCACCGCGCGGCGGGGGCGGCGGAGGCAGGGTCGGCAAGCCCTCGGCCAAGGGCAAGGGCAAGAAGGACTCGGGCCCTGCCCCGAACCTCTCCCAGGTCTCCCCGGAAGCGGGCCTGAGCACGGCCGCAAAGCTCAAGCCGCACAAGGCACTTCAGGCCATGGGCGGGGTCGGCGGCGCCGTGGACCGCACGGTCGGCGACGAGCACAAGCAACTCGCCTCCGCGCCCCCTTCGATGGAGCGGCCGGCCGGGGCACCCCAGACTCTGGAGGGCAAGCCGAAGGCCGACGCCCCGGCGCAGTACTCGCAGGACCCGGCGAAGAAATCCGATGCGCCGGAGCAGGAGAAGGCCGAGGCCAAGGGCGAGAAGAAGCCCGAGGGCCAGATCGAGGCGGAGAAGGCGGAAGAGCCCGGCGGCTGGGACACCTTCATGATGGGCCTGGGCTTCGTCGGCGGCAAACTCGTGAACGGGGTCGCGAGCCTTTTCGGCGCCGACGAACCCGTGGTGGACCCGCAGGAACTGGCCGCGAAGTTCGCCGGGCTGCCGACCAAGGACGACGCCCTCAAGGAGGCCCAGGCGGGCAACGCGCCGGGCGTGGAGATGAAGGGCGCCGCCGAGAGCAAGGCGGGCGAGCAGGGGCAGGCGGTCGACGCCTTGGGCCAGGAGACCGTCGCGACGGGGCGCGACGACGCCGGGCGCCCGATGGGCGAGAACCAGGTCTACCCCGACGCGCCCAAGGAGCAGTTGCAGGGGAAGGTTCCCGGCCAAGAGGGCGGTAAGGGCGGCGGTGGGCCCGGCGGTGGCGCGTCGACCGGTGCCGTGCCCGCGGAGGCGGCCTCGGAGGTGGCGGAACACGACCGCGGCCCGCAGGTCCAGGCGGCGTTCAGCCAGGGCCAGAAGGGCGTGTCCGAGAGCCGCCAGACCAAGGACAGGGACTTCCGCGACTCCCAGCAGAAGCACAAGCGGCAGGTCGACGGCGAGGTCGGGAAGAACACCGCGACGCAGACGGGCGAGCGAGCGAAGGCCGAGGCCGAGGTCGGCGGGCAGCGCACCGACTGGCGCAAGGAGCAGGACGAGGAACTCAAGAAGCTCGGCACCAAGAAGACGGACCGGCACGACAAGGTCCGCAAGGACGTCAAGGAGCGGGAAGACAAGACCGACGACGACGTCACGAAGGAGAAGACCGACAGCGACAAGAAGATCCAGGACAAGGCCACCCAGGCGGAGTCGGACGCCAAGAACAAGACCGACACCGCCGCCGAGGACTCGGGCAACTGGATCTCCAAGGCCTTCGACTGGATCAAGCAGAAGGTCATCGAGATCAAGAACGCGATCGTCCGGATCATCCGGGCGGCTCGTGATGCGGTCGTCAACTTCATCAAGAACTTCAAGGAGAACGTCGAACGCTGGATCAACGAGGCCCGCAAGTTCATTGTCGACGCGGTCAAGAATCTGATCAACGACCTGATCGAGTTCGCCAAGGCGATGGTGAAGGCCATCGTCGAACTGGCCAACCGCATCCGGAAGTTCATCACTGACCTGATCGCCGCGGCGATCGCGTTCGTCACGAAACTCGCGGCACGCCTGAAGCAGATCATCACCGATCTGCTCAACGCCATCGCGAAGGTGCTCAGCGACATCCTGAACATCCTCAAGAAGATGCTCATGGACGTCATCAAGGCCGTCGTGGACGCGGTCAAAACGGTCCTGGAGTACGCCTCCAAACTCCTGGGCGCGCTCGGCGAGTTCATGATGATCGCCGTCGACTTCCTCTCCGACCCGGGCGGCTGGCTGGGCGGCGCGAAGAACTCGGCGGTGGACGGCGCGAAGAACCACTTGTTCCGTGAGGTCCAAGCAGCCGTCAAACAGTGGTTCCAGTCGAAGATCGAGGAGATCATCGGCGTCCCGAAGGCGATCCTCGACAAGCTGATCAAGGGCGGCTTCACCCTTGAGAAGATCCTGAAGGAGACCTGGGACGCGGTCGTTCCTATGCTCCCCTTCATCATCGGCGAGATCGTCATCACGAAGGTCATCGCGAAGCTGATCCCCGGCCCGGGCTGGGTGATGGCGGTCATCGACGCGGTCCGCACGGCGATCGGAGCCCTCAGCGAGATCCTGCGTGCGATGGGCGCGGTCATCACCTGGCTGAAGGCGGTCCGCCAGGGCGGCGCGGGCATCCTGTTCGCGAAGGCGGTGGCGGCCGGCATCGTCGCGCTCCTCGAACTTGCCTACGAGGCGCTGTTGAGCGGCATCGGCAAGTACGTGGCCAAGGTCGGCCGCCGCCTCAAGGGCGTGGCCATGAACCTGGGCAAGGAGAAGCCGGGCACGGGCGGCGGCAAGTCACCGGCGGGCCAGGGCTCCGACGACAGGGGTGGCGACAGGAAGGGCCAGGCGCCGCAGCCGGGCGCTGGGGCCAAGCCGTCTTCCGGCACACCGGCCACGCGCCCGACGGCCACGAGTCCGAGGCCCGGCGGCACGCCAGACCCGAAGAGGCCCACGCCCTCGGCCCCGAAGAGGCCCACGACGTCCGGTCCGGCGAAGGACGGCACCAAGGACGGCACCAAGGACGGCTCCGGCACGCCGAAGGCCCCGGCCGACGGCAGGAAGCCAACGGGCAACGACACGAACGGCCGCCCGAAGGACAAGGAAGACGACAAGCCGGACACCCGCCCGACCTCGTCCCAGAAGCCCAAGCCACAACCGACCCCCCAACCGAAGCCGAAGCCCGAACCGGATACGCGCCCTCGCGCGAAGGGCGACGCCCCGGGCAAGCCCAAGGAGGGCGCGGACTCCAAGCCCAAGGCCGAGGACAAAACGCCGGACAAGCCCAAGGACCAGGACCCCAACAGGCCAAAGGGTGACGGAAAGGACCCGGCCGGCAAGCCGAAGAAGGACGGCAAGCCGAAGACGGACGGCAAGGACGTTCCTGGCAAGCCGAAGAGCGGCAAGGACACGCCCGGCAAACCCCGTCCCAGGCCGGGAATCAAGGGCCCCGGTGGGCGCGGTCCGGACAAGAGCGGCCCGGGCAGGCCCAAGTCCAGGCAGGACAAGGACAAGCAGAAGAAGGACGAGGACTCGAAGGAGTCGAAGGACGCGCGTCTCGCGAAGATCGTCGCCCGCTTGCGCCCGCGCATCGACCGCATGACGGCCAAGGGCGTGAAGCAGTTCCCCTTCAAGGCGGCACTGACCGCTTGGAAATCCTGGTATCGGTTGACCGATCTCCGGGCCGATCCGTCGAGTCACTTCTCGGTGATCGCGACTCTCAACCCCACGGCATCCGTAACCCAGGCAACACGTGCAAAACTGCAGGCGCTGCTCGACCAGGACCCGGAAAGGCAGAAGCGCCTGGAGCATGCCCTGGGTATTCGGGATTTCGAGGACTGGATCCTCTTCAAGGGGGATGAGACAGAGCAGCAGTTCATCAGCAAAATGCGGATCATGCTCCAGCGGTTGGACGAATCGGAGCAGCGGAACCTCAACGACAAGGTGCTCCAGCGAATACGAGCCGCAGAGCGGGACGTGCAGAACGGTCTGCACGAAGAAGACGGCAGCGAAATCACCGAAGGTGCACGCCCGAGGCGGAACGAGACCGACGAGAATCAGCAGTACGAAGAGGAGACGCCGAAACCGCCTACGAAGGAGTACAGCAACGCCTACAGCAAAGTCCGCGACAACGCATCGTTCCAGGAGCAGAAGGCTCGTCGGCGTGCCGGGCAACCGGGAGCCGATCCGGATCCCACCCTCACGCGGAGGGATGCCACGATCAGGCGGTTGTCGACCTACGACAGGATAGGGTTCACCCGTAAAGCCTTGGCCATCAAGCGAGCCAGTCGTGATAACCGTGCTTATATGCAGCCCGCGTCTCCGCGATATGACAGCATTCGATTTACTGGAACGCCTCAAGAGCATGAGGAAGCACGCGACGACGCCCGCCGGATCGGCGATCTGACAAGGGACTTCAAGACGCTCGTCAGAACCCGGGCGACTCGTGACCTCGCCGACAAGGATTTCAAGAAGAATGTTGAGGCGCGGCTCAAGGAAATGGATGTCGACCATGTGATCGACCTGCAGTTGGGAGGAATCGACACCTACAAGAACTTCTATCTTCTCGATTCGCACACCAATCAGGATATGGGGTCGAAACTTTACCTAGAGGTGAAGGACTCCCCGAATGGAAGCCTCATCAACATATCCGTGGAGTGGTAG